One genomic region from Cetobacterium sp. 8H encodes:
- the ftsY gene encoding signal recognition particle-docking protein FtsY encodes MGFFNRFFGKKKDEKIESELEKIEQESIEEEQEHIHSQKEQEFEEEIKIDEIVDKVIEEEKEIEEEIQNEVMFVEKPKVEKRSFFSSLKDKLFKSREGLFGTLKNIFTGKSIVDGEMYEELEDTLVQSDIGIEMTLKIVKDLKAEVKSRGVKTPEDVYPVLKDVLEGYLINENTSLDIQPGRMNVILVVGVNGVGKTTTIGKIASKYVKDGKKVVVGAADTFRAAAVEQLEEWTKRAGAEIVKHPQGADPGAVVFDTLQAGEDKKADVVIIDTAGRLHNKNNLMKELEKINNIIKKKIGDQPYESILVIDGTTGQNGLIQARVFNEVTNLTGFIVTKLDGTAKGGILFSISEELKKPIKYIGVGEGIEDLREFNSKEYIQAIFD; translated from the coding sequence ATGGGATTTTTTAATAGATTTTTTGGTAAAAAAAAGGATGAGAAAATAGAGTCTGAGTTAGAAAAGATAGAACAGGAGTCTATTGAAGAAGAGCAAGAACATATTCATTCTCAAAAAGAACAAGAATTTGAAGAAGAAATCAAAATTGATGAAATCGTAGATAAAGTAATAGAAGAAGAAAAAGAGATAGAAGAAGAAATTCAAAACGAAGTTATGTTTGTTGAGAAACCAAAAGTTGAAAAAAGAAGCTTCTTTAGTTCTTTAAAAGATAAATTATTTAAATCTAGAGAGGGTCTGTTTGGAACTTTAAAAAATATTTTTACAGGAAAATCAATAGTTGATGGAGAGATGTATGAGGAGTTAGAGGATACTTTAGTTCAATCTGATATCGGTATTGAGATGACTTTGAAAATTGTAAAAGATTTAAAAGCTGAAGTAAAGTCTAGAGGAGTAAAGACTCCTGAAGATGTTTATCCTGTATTAAAAGATGTTTTAGAAGGATATCTTATAAATGAAAATACATCTTTAGATATTCAACCTGGAAGAATGAATGTAATTTTAGTTGTAGGTGTAAACGGAGTTGGAAAAACAACTACAATTGGGAAAATTGCGTCTAAGTATGTTAAAGATGGTAAAAAGGTTGTAGTAGGAGCAGCAGATACATTTAGAGCAGCAGCAGTTGAGCAACTAGAGGAGTGGACAAAAAGAGCTGGAGCTGAAATTGTTAAACATCCACAAGGAGCAGATCCAGGAGCAGTTGTTTTTGATACACTTCAAGCAGGTGAAGATAAAAAAGCAGATGTTGTTATAATTGATACTGCTGGAAGATTACACAATAAAAATAACTTAATGAAAGAGTTAGAGAAAATAAACAATATTATTAAAAAGAAAATTGGAGATCAACCTTATGAATCAATACTAGTTATTGATGGGACAACTGGACAAAACGGGCTTATTCAAGCTAGAGTATTTAATGAAGTTACAAATCTAACAGGATTCATCGTGACAAAACTTGATGGAACAGCTAAAGGAGGAATTTTATTTAGTATTTCAGAAGAATTAAAAAAACCTATAAAATATATCGGAGTTGGAGAAGGGATCGAGGATTTAAGAGAATTTAATAGTAAAGAGTATATTCAGGCAATTTTTGATTAA
- a CDS encoding NAD(P)/FAD-dependent oxidoreductase — protein MMYDIIFLGGGQAGVFGAYEAIQKDKNLKVLVLDKGRMLTQRVCPKEKLGTCVKCPTCAIIYGVSGAGAFSDSKFNMDYRVGGDVHVLTGKAIVNETIQYVADIYKDFGFDEKPSGLEYNQVMLDIKKRCIENNVQLVDTPTMHLGTDGSRELYTKLVNYLLEAGVEFITERSAEGLVIENSEIKGVTVTNKKGELETYFAKSVVIGLGRSGAKKLMEMCETSGVTYETGAVDLGVRVEIPDLVMKDINENFYEAKMIYHTTKYRDKMRTFCSNPSGFIAAEKHSDDVVLANGHAYKDKKSENTNLALLCTKTFTQPFKQPFEYATAIAKMSSMLTGGKILVQSYGDLKVGRRSTDETIARLNIIPTTEDYVAGDISLACPKRILDNIIEFIEVHDKITPGFASSDLLLYFPEIKFRSTRITIDANMETNIKGLYAAGDSSGYGSGLNIAAVMGILAVRHIISK, from the coding sequence ATGATGTATGATATAATTTTCTTAGGTGGAGGACAAGCAGGAGTATTTGGTGCTTATGAAGCTATTCAAAAAGATAAAAATTTAAAAGTTTTAGTTTTAGACAAAGGAAGAATGTTAACACAAAGAGTTTGTCCTAAAGAAAAATTAGGAACATGTGTAAAATGTCCGACTTGTGCCATTATTTATGGTGTTTCTGGAGCAGGAGCATTTTCAGATTCAAAATTTAACATGGATTATAGAGTAGGTGGAGATGTTCATGTTTTAACTGGAAAAGCTATTGTAAATGAAACAATTCAATATGTTGCTGATATTTATAAAGATTTTGGATTTGATGAAAAGCCTTCTGGATTAGAGTACAATCAGGTTATGTTAGATATTAAAAAGAGATGTATAGAGAACAATGTTCAATTAGTTGATACTCCAACAATGCACTTAGGAACAGATGGATCGAGAGAACTTTATACAAAATTAGTTAATTATCTTTTAGAAGCAGGAGTAGAGTTTATAACAGAGAGATCAGCAGAAGGATTAGTTATAGAAAATTCTGAAATTAAAGGTGTAACAGTAACTAATAAAAAAGGGGAACTAGAAACTTATTTTGCTAAAAGTGTTGTGATTGGTCTTGGTAGAAGTGGAGCTAAGAAGTTAATGGAGATGTGTGAAACTTCAGGGGTTACTTATGAAACAGGAGCTGTAGACTTAGGTGTAAGAGTTGAGATTCCTGATTTAGTAATGAAGGATATAAACGAAAACTTCTATGAAGCTAAGATGATTTACCACACAACAAAATACAGAGATAAAATGAGAACATTCTGCTCAAATCCAAGTGGGTTTATAGCAGCAGAAAAGCATAGTGATGATGTAGTTTTAGCAAATGGTCATGCATATAAAGATAAAAAATCTGAGAATACGAATTTAGCTTTACTATGTACAAAAACATTTACACAACCATTTAAACAACCATTTGAATATGCAACTGCAATAGCTAAAATGTCTTCAATGTTAACTGGAGGAAAAATTTTAGTTCAATCTTATGGAGATTTAAAAGTTGGTAGAAGATCGACAGACGAAACAATCGCAAGATTAAATATAATACCAACAACAGAAGATTATGTAGCAGGAGATATATCGTTAGCTTGTCCAAAAAGAATACTAGATAATATTATTGAATTCATAGAGGTTCACGATAAAATAACTCCTGGATTTGCATCAAGTGACTTACTACTTTATTTCCCAGAAATAAAGTTTAGAAGTACAAGAATAACAATAGATGCAAACATGGAAACAAACATTAAAGGATTATATGCTGCGGGAGATAGTTCAGGATATGGAAGTGGATTAAATATAGCTGCAGTAATGGGAATCCTGGCTGTAAGACATATAATATCGAAATAA
- the yqeH gene encoding ribosome biogenesis GTPase YqeH encodes MSKKCIGCGIELQGENPSANGYLPTSVLAGPSKDLLCQRCFKIKNYGQYIPIKMSKEDYRNEVRKSLKEADVAIPVFDIIDFEGSFNDEILDVLREMDSIVVINKLDLIPDQKHPSEVADWVKRRLAEEGVAPLDIAIVSSKNGYGINGIFKKIKHFYPEGATALVLGVTNVGKSSIINKLIGAKRVTVSKFPGTTLKSVKTEIPFSKITLIDTPGLIPEGRFSDFVCQECNQTLIPANEISRKTYKVQKDRVILIGGMIQMRILNDDDLKPIFALYASKDVTFHETNIEKAKELLEKADFITPPCSKCKEEFDKFEKSRVEYTVETGEELVFKGLGWLSVKRGPLKVEILAPKDGDIIIRDAFIKPKR; translated from the coding sequence ATGAGTAAAAAATGTATAGGTTGTGGAATAGAACTTCAAGGAGAAAATCCTAGTGCTAATGGATATTTACCAACATCGGTTCTAGCGGGTCCAAGCAAGGATTTATTATGTCAAAGATGTTTTAAAATAAAAAATTACGGACAGTATATTCCTATAAAAATGTCAAAAGAAGATTATAGAAATGAAGTTAGAAAGAGCCTTAAAGAAGCGGATGTGGCAATTCCAGTTTTTGATATTATAGATTTTGAAGGTTCTTTTAATGATGAGATATTAGATGTTCTAAGAGAGATGGATTCAATAGTAGTTATAAATAAACTAGATTTAATACCAGATCAAAAGCACCCATCTGAAGTTGCAGATTGGGTAAAAAGAAGATTAGCTGAAGAAGGGGTAGCACCTTTAGATATAGCTATTGTTAGTTCAAAAAACGGATATGGAATTAATGGTATCTTTAAAAAGATAAAACATTTTTATCCAGAAGGAGCAACTGCTTTAGTTTTAGGAGTAACAAATGTTGGAAAATCAAGTATTATAAACAAGCTTATAGGAGCTAAAAGAGTTACAGTTTCTAAATTCCCAGGTACAACATTAAAGAGTGTAAAAACAGAGATACCATTCTCAAAAATAACTCTTATTGATACACCAGGATTAATTCCAGAAGGAAGATTCTCTGATTTCGTATGCCAAGAATGTAACCAGACTTTAATTCCGGCAAATGAAATATCTAGAAAAACATATAAAGTTCAAAAAGATAGAGTTATTTTAATAGGTGGAATGATTCAAATGAGAATTTTAAATGATGATGATCTAAAACCAATATTTGCACTGTATGCTTCAAAAGATGTAACATTCCATGAAACAAATATAGAGAAAGCAAAAGAGTTATTAGAGAAAGCAGATTTTATAACACCACCTTGTAGTAAATGTAAGGAAGAGTTCGATAAGTTTGAAAAATCTAGAGTTGAGTATACTGTTGAAACAGGAGAAGAGTTAGTTTTCAAAGGGCTTGGATGGCTTTCAGTGAAAAGAGGTCCATTAAAAGTTGAAATATTAGCTCCAAAAGATGGAGACATTATAATAAGAGACGCATTCATAAAACCGAAGAGATAA
- a CDS encoding tyrosine-type recombinase/integrase, whose translation MDGLNLMIDIKEFLYHCEFAESKSLNTIKSLKIDLFRFNEYIMKTKNLSKISDIDNFSFREFLVELQKENIGKRSLNRKISSLRSFFKYLKEVGKIKKDPTQLIVAPSYDKGIPDVLSLEDIEVLRDAIELKNYHSLRDRLIIELLYSSGITSQELLGLGEEVFNLEEREVVVTSFKKSRIVYFSERTREFFKRYVAAKRERLKSKYKSDILFVNGAGTRLTDRSLRRLIDRYALKAGIEKEISPHSFRHTFAVHMLEHGMKVTQLQKLLGHSSLDSTKVYIEALDKKRKKEIFV comes from the coding sequence ATGGACGGTCTTAATTTGATGATTGATATAAAAGAATTTCTTTATCATTGTGAATTTGCTGAAAGTAAAAGCTTAAACACAATAAAATCTTTGAAAATAGATCTATTTAGATTTAATGAGTATATAATGAAAACTAAAAATTTAAGTAAAATATCAGATATTGATAACTTTAGTTTTAGAGAGTTTTTGGTTGAATTACAAAAAGAAAATATAGGAAAAAGATCACTTAATAGAAAGATATCATCTCTAAGATCATTTTTTAAATATCTAAAAGAGGTAGGGAAAATAAAAAAAGACCCGACACAACTTATTGTAGCTCCAAGTTATGATAAAGGAATTCCAGATGTTTTAAGTTTAGAAGATATTGAAGTGTTAAGAGATGCAATAGAGCTAAAAAATTATCATAGTTTGAGAGATAGGCTAATAATAGAGCTGCTTTACTCTAGTGGAATAACATCTCAAGAACTCTTAGGGTTAGGAGAAGAGGTTTTCAATTTAGAGGAGAGAGAAGTTGTAGTAACAAGTTTTAAAAAATCAAGGATAGTTTATTTTAGTGAGCGTACAAGAGAGTTTTTTAAAAGATATGTAGCCGCTAAAAGAGAAAGATTAAAGTCAAAATATAAAAGTGATATACTTTTTGTAAATGGTGCGGGAACTAGGTTAACAGATAGATCTCTTAGAAGATTAATAGATAGATATGCATTAAAAGCAGGAATAGAAAAAGAGATAAGTCCTCATAGTTTCAGACATACTTTTGCAGTTCATATGTTAGAACATGGTATGAAAGTGACACAATTACAAAAATTATTAGGTCACAGTAGTTTAGATTCTACAAAGGTTTATATTGAAGCTTTAGATAAGAAGAGAAAAAAAGAAATTTTTGTTTAA
- the trmFO gene encoding methylenetetrahydrofolate--tRNA-(uracil(54)-C(5))-methyltransferase (FADH(2)-oxidizing) TrmFO — translation MNREVVVIGAGLAGAEAAYQLAKNGIKVKLYEMRPKVSTEAHKSDKFAELVCSNSLGGDHLGNASGLMKEELRRMGSLLIEIADQTKVPAGQALAVDREGFSQIITDRLHSMENIEIINEELKEIPKDTVVLVASGPLTSEALSKNIAEMLDQEYLYFYDAAAPIVTLESIDKDKVYFQSRYGKGDGEYINCPMTKEEYEAFYEALITAERAPMKKFEEEKLFEGCMPVERIAQRGIKTLLFGPLKPKGLTNPKTDRWDYAVVQLRQDDKDGKLYNLVGFQTNLKWGEQKRVFSMIPGLENAEFIRYGVMHRNTFIDSTKLLTPALNLKSNDNIYFAGQITGGEGYVCAIATGLMAATNIIRKFDGKEPIVLDDRSSIGAIIKYITEEKKNFQPMGPNFGIIKSLDERIRDKKEKYNKISKIALDYLEEKLNQEK, via the coding sequence ATAAATAGAGAAGTAGTAGTAATAGGTGCTGGTTTGGCTGGAGCTGAAGCAGCTTATCAATTGGCAAAAAATGGTATAAAAGTAAAGCTTTATGAAATGAGACCTAAAGTGAGCACAGAGGCTCACAAAAGTGATAAATTTGCAGAATTAGTTTGCAGTAACTCATTAGGTGGAGATCATTTAGGAAATGCTTCTGGGCTAATGAAAGAAGAGCTAAGAAGAATGGGGTCATTACTTATAGAAATAGCAGATCAAACTAAGGTTCCAGCAGGACAAGCACTAGCAGTTGATAGAGAGGGGTTTTCTCAAATAATAACGGATAGATTACACTCTATGGAAAATATAGAGATAATAAATGAAGAGTTAAAAGAGATACCTAAAGATACAGTAGTATTAGTAGCTAGTGGTCCATTAACATCAGAAGCTTTATCTAAAAATATAGCAGAAATGCTAGATCAAGAATACCTATATTTTTATGATGCAGCAGCACCTATTGTAACTCTTGAGTCAATAGATAAAGATAAAGTATATTTCCAATCTAGATATGGAAAAGGGGATGGAGAATATATAAATTGTCCTATGACAAAAGAGGAGTATGAAGCATTCTATGAAGCATTAATAACTGCTGAGAGAGCTCCTATGAAAAAATTTGAAGAAGAGAAACTATTTGAAGGATGTATGCCAGTTGAAAGAATAGCTCAAAGAGGAATAAAAACTCTTTTATTTGGGCCATTAAAGCCAAAAGGATTAACAAATCCTAAAACAGATAGATGGGACTATGCTGTTGTTCAGTTAAGACAAGATGACAAGGATGGAAAGTTATATAATCTTGTTGGATTCCAAACAAACCTAAAATGGGGAGAGCAAAAAAGAGTATTTTCTATGATTCCAGGACTTGAGAATGCAGAATTTATAAGATATGGAGTTATGCATAGAAATACATTCATAGACTCAACAAAATTATTAACACCAGCTTTAAACTTAAAAAGTAATGATAATATTTACTTTGCAGGACAAATAACTGGAGGAGAAGGTTATGTGTGTGCAATAGCTACGGGTCTTATGGCAGCAACTAATATAATTAGAAAATTTGATGGGAAAGAGCCTATAGTTTTAGATGATAGAAGTTCAATAGGGGCAATCATAAAGTATATAACAGAAGAAAAGAAGAATTTCCAACCGATGGGACCAAATTTTGGAATAATAAAATCATTGGATGAAAGAATTAGAGATAAAAAAGAGAAGTACAATAAAATATCAAAAATAGCTTTAGATTATCTTGAAGAAAAATTAAATCAAGAGAAATAA
- the topA gene encoding type I DNA topoisomerase yields the protein MYIEKILGVKIVAKKNLVIVESPAKAKTIEKILGKNFHVTASFGHVRDLPKSKIGVDIEDSFKPSYSTIRGKGDVIKTLKDLAKKSDKVYLASDPDREGEAIAWHIAQTLKLDENESNRIEFNEITNGAIREAIKNPRKVDINRVNAQQARRILDRLVGYEISPLLWKTISSNTSAGRVQSVALKLICDLEDKIKKFIPEKFWDIKGEFENKMNLALYKIKGKRFERVVDEDIVNDVKLTLKSEYSVISSKVTKKTKNPPLPLKTSTLQQLSSSYLGFSASKTMSVAQGLYEGMSIDGNQKGLITYMRTDSTRISDEAKGMAQSYIVETFGKDYLGKEVVKKKKEEKIQDAHEAVRPTDIYLTPDKIKKDLTPDQYKLYKLIWERFMISQLAPMQYEQFEIVVENGDYQFRGTLNKIIFDGYYKVFKDEEELPLGEFPNINEGDLLKLKKLNIKEDWTKAPARLTESSLVKKLEADGIGRPSTYAAIIETLKKREYVTLEGKSFVPTELGYEVKTILEKNFKDIMDVKFTASLEDGLDSVEEGEKNWVEILENFYSKLSKDLELYKTKVEEESNRIITSDMPCPCGKGFMIMKNGRFGRYLCCTDEECKEKYSLKGLIIPLEDIKKGEIKVKDLLEEQIRVKQGKMTDVVLPNGTKLLLKLGRFGSYLESENFKEDNERVSLPGEVKKLLISGSIEEKDGIVQLKWIMDKIQKEEDEILKNAGNCEKCGRPFKIGRGRWGKFLACTGYPECKNIKKLDKKD from the coding sequence ATGTATATAGAGAAAATTTTAGGGGTGAAAATAGTGGCAAAAAAAAATTTAGTTATAGTGGAATCTCCTGCAAAAGCAAAAACAATTGAGAAAATTTTAGGTAAGAATTTTCATGTTACAGCATCTTTTGGACATGTAAGAGATTTACCTAAAAGTAAGATAGGTGTAGATATAGAGGATAGTTTTAAGCCTAGCTATTCTACAATTAGGGGAAAAGGGGATGTAATAAAAACGCTTAAGGATTTGGCAAAAAAATCAGATAAAGTTTATCTAGCATCAGATCCGGATAGAGAGGGGGAAGCTATAGCTTGGCATATAGCTCAGACATTAAAATTAGATGAAAATGAATCTAATAGAATAGAGTTTAATGAGATAACAAATGGTGCTATACGTGAAGCTATAAAAAATCCAAGAAAAGTAGATATAAATAGAGTTAATGCTCAACAGGCAAGAAGAATATTAGACAGACTTGTAGGTTATGAAATAAGTCCACTTCTATGGAAAACAATTTCATCAAATACAAGTGCAGGAAGAGTTCAGTCGGTTGCATTAAAACTTATATGTGATTTAGAGGATAAGATAAAAAAGTTTATTCCTGAAAAGTTCTGGGATATTAAAGGTGAGTTTGAAAATAAGATGAACTTGGCTCTTTATAAAATTAAAGGGAAAAGATTTGAAAGAGTTGTAGACGAAGATATAGTTAATGATGTTAAATTAACTTTAAAATCAGAGTATAGTGTAATTAGCTCAAAAGTTACAAAGAAAACAAAAAACCCACCATTACCATTAAAAACAAGTACATTACAGCAATTATCATCGTCATATTTAGGATTTTCGGCTTCAAAAACGATGTCTGTAGCTCAAGGGCTTTATGAAGGAATGAGCATTGATGGAAATCAAAAGGGATTAATCACTTACATGAGAACTGACTCAACAAGAATATCAGATGAGGCTAAAGGGATGGCTCAAAGTTATATAGTTGAAACTTTTGGAAAAGATTATTTAGGAAAAGAAGTTGTAAAGAAGAAGAAGGAAGAGAAAATTCAAGATGCCCACGAAGCTGTAAGACCTACAGATATCTATTTGACTCCTGATAAAATAAAAAAAGATTTAACTCCTGATCAATACAAGTTATATAAACTTATTTGGGAAAGATTTATGATTTCTCAATTGGCACCAATGCAATATGAACAATTTGAAATAGTTGTTGAAAATGGTGACTATCAGTTTAGAGGAACTTTAAATAAAATAATATTTGATGGATATTACAAAGTATTTAAAGATGAAGAGGAGTTGCCTTTAGGAGAATTTCCAAATATAAATGAGGGAGACTTACTTAAATTAAAAAAATTAAATATTAAAGAAGACTGGACTAAAGCTCCAGCAAGACTAACAGAGTCATCTTTAGTAAAAAAATTAGAAGCTGATGGAATTGGAAGACCTTCAACATACGCAGCAATTATTGAAACTTTAAAAAAGAGAGAATATGTTACTTTAGAGGGAAAAAGTTTTGTTCCTACTGAGCTAGGATATGAAGTTAAAACTATTCTTGAGAAAAATTTTAAGGATATTATGGATGTAAAGTTTACTGCTTCTCTAGAGGATGGATTAGATTCTGTTGAAGAGGGAGAGAAGAATTGGGTGGAGATTTTAGAAAATTTCTATTCAAAACTTTCAAAAGACTTAGAGTTGTATAAAACAAAAGTAGAGGAAGAATCAAATAGAATAATTACATCAGATATGCCTTGTCCATGTGGGAAAGGTTTTATGATAATGAAAAATGGTAGATTTGGAAGATACTTATGTTGTACAGATGAAGAGTGTAAAGAGAAATATTCTTTAAAGGGCTTGATTATTCCATTAGAAGATATAAAAAAAGGTGAAATAAAAGTTAAAGATCTTTTAGAAGAGCAAATTAGAGTTAAGCAAGGAAAAATGACAGATGTAGTTTTACCAAATGGAACGAAACTTCTTTTAAAATTAGGTAGATTCGGAAGTTATTTAGAAAGCGAAAATTTTAAAGAGGATAATGAAAGGGTATCTTTACCAGGAGAAGTTAAGAAACTTCTAATAAGTGGATCAATAGAAGAAAAAGATGGAATAGTTCAGTTAAAATGGATAATGGATAAGATTCAAAAAGAAGAAGATGAAATTTTAAAAAATGCTGGAAACTGTGAAAAATGTGGAAGACCATTTAAAATTGGAAGAGGAAGATGGGGGAAATTTTTAGCATGTACAGGATATCCAGAATGCAAAAATATAAAAAAATTAGATAAAAAAGACTAA
- the dprA gene encoding DNA-processing protein DprA, translating to MGWYRLKLNGLKSSKIRVLMANYQRYKELLIENTENFKERFNFDEEDIKIIKSSVECEKYLEIMDYLEKNQIGLIDLNDYRYPEALKNISKPPIFLFFKGDITLLRKERIISIVGTRRATKYGEGCVKQILKDLIEADVTIVSGLALGIDTIVHEETLYLKGKTIAVLGCGIDNLYPKGNVILRKKIEKYGLVISEFSLGTNPSPQNFPIRNRIISGLSTGVLLIESALKGGSLITAMLALEEGRDVFAVPGDINAPFSKGCNSLIRDSLAKLIVSGEDILKEYNWMKKTELGESLNKLIGKKLKIYNILKTKMHLEEIKELSTITTGELLGYLMELEMEGYVQSLPAGYYRRHI from the coding sequence ATGGGGTGGTATCGTCTAAAATTAAATGGACTTAAAAGTAGTAAGATAAGAGTTTTAATGGCAAATTATCAAAGATATAAAGAATTGCTTATTGAAAATACAGAAAATTTTAAAGAGAGATTTAATTTTGATGAAGAGGATATTAAAATAATTAAAAGCTCTGTGGAGTGTGAAAAGTATTTAGAAATAATGGATTACTTAGAAAAAAATCAGATAGGACTCATAGATTTAAATGACTATAGATATCCAGAAGCTTTAAAAAATATATCTAAACCTCCCATATTTCTTTTTTTTAAAGGGGATATTACTCTTTTAAGAAAAGAACGGATAATATCGATAGTTGGGACAAGAAGAGCCACTAAATATGGAGAAGGTTGTGTAAAGCAAATTTTAAAAGATTTAATAGAAGCGGATGTAACAATAGTTAGTGGTTTAGCACTGGGAATAGATACGATTGTCCATGAGGAAACACTTTATTTAAAAGGAAAAACGATTGCTGTTCTAGGCTGTGGGATAGATAATTTATATCCAAAAGGGAATGTTATTCTAAGAAAAAAAATTGAAAAATATGGACTTGTGATTTCAGAGTTTTCTTTAGGGACAAATCCTTCACCTCAAAACTTTCCAATTAGAAATAGAATAATATCTGGTTTATCAACAGGTGTGCTCTTAATAGAGAGCGCTTTAAAGGGTGGGAGCTTAATAACTGCAATGTTAGCTCTAGAAGAAGGACGGGATGTATTTGCAGTCCCAGGAGATATAAATGCACCATTTTCTAAAGGTTGCAATTCTTTAATAAGAGATTCATTAGCTAAATTGATTGTTTCAGGTGAGGATATTTTAAAAGAATACAATTGGATGAAAAAAACAGAGCTTGGCGAAAGTTTAAATAAACTTATTGGAAAAAAATTAAAAATATATAATATTTTAAAAACGAAGATGCATTTAGAAGAAATAAAAGAGCTGAGTACCATTACAACTGGAGAATTGCTGGGCTATTTAATGGAATTAGAAATGGAAGGATATGTACAAAGTTTACCTGCAGGATATTACAGAAGACACATTTAA
- a CDS encoding M48 family metallopeptidase, which produces MKKLIGVLFIILNLCIVADQRPPYIQTLENQIAREDDRDKAAVIIKEYEKYFKSYLNSISGNESEVFYLGDQYFRNRKYERAAQIFSSNIDSSRNLFGAATSYRFTGNYNKAVDFYSVAISLEPSMKEAYLGRGLAYRNLGRYNKAIDDIQMYMNYTPSVEGFLALGDIYLAEKKIDMAREVLQEGRRLFPQSREISDMLTSTYSR; this is translated from the coding sequence ATGAAAAAGTTAATAGGAGTATTATTTATAATTTTAAATTTATGTATAGTAGCGGACCAGAGGCCACCATATATTCAAACATTAGAAAATCAAATTGCAAGAGAAGATGACAGAGATAAGGCAGCTGTCATAATAAAAGAGTATGAAAAGTATTTTAAGAGTTATTTAAATTCAATAAGTGGAAATGAAAGTGAAGTATTTTATTTAGGAGATCAGTATTTTAGAAATAGAAAATATGAAAGAGCAGCTCAAATTTTTAGTAGTAACATTGACAGTTCAAGAAATCTTTTTGGAGCAGCAACATCTTATAGATTTACTGGGAATTATAATAAGGCAGTAGATTTTTACAGTGTTGCAATAAGTTTAGAACCAAGTATGAAAGAGGCCTATTTAGGAAGAGGATTGGCATACAGAAATTTAGGGAGATACAATAAAGCTATCGATGACATTCAAATGTATATGAATTATACACCATCTGTAGAAGGATTCTTAGCTCTGGGTGATATCTATTTAGCAGAAAAAAAGATAGATATGGCTAGAGAAGTTCTTCAAGAAGGAAGAAGGTTATTTCCACAATCAAGAGAGATTAGTGACATGTTAACATCAACATATTCTAGATAA